A genome region from Paralichthys olivaceus isolate ysfri-2021 chromosome 6, ASM2471397v2, whole genome shotgun sequence includes the following:
- the brpf1 gene encoding peregrin: MGLDFDVKTFCHNLRATKPPYECPVETCRKVYKSYSGIEYHLYHYDHDNPTPAQTVPQKKRKGRPPRVSLPGSGDTDDGGGNGGGGPGGNTPGSPNRSDCSHSPGRETMTYAQAQRMVELDIQGRIHRISIFENIDVVSEEDSDAEDAPTSGTGGSGGGVCNGSDGGNGGSEVGGSGKDRTDIPSSNGGKATPKSGKHKSKEKKKDGSSHHHSAQSGPAIKLPEAVFRELDQERPDAPPRPSSYYRYIDKSVEELDEEVEYDIDEEDYIWLDIMNDKRRRDGVTPIPQEVFEYLMDRLEKESYFESHNKADPSTLIDEDAVCCICNDGECQNSNVILFCDMCNLAVHQECYGVPYIPEGQWLCRRCLQSPSRAVDCALCPNKGGAFKQTDDARWAHVVCALWIPEVCFANTVFLEPIDSIEHIPPARWKLTCYICKQRGSGACIQCHKANCYTAFHVTCAQQAGLYMKMEPVRETGANGTSFSVRKTAYCDIHTPPGSARPLAGVGGASIGSSHSEGELEEDDEPSIGHDDDSKGWSSERAKRAKAKSRLKMKRARKILAERRAAAPVVSVPCIPPHRLSKITSNLTVPRKSQFMQRLHSYWTLKRQSRNGVPLLRRLQTHLQSQRHIDPLPPQPSSQLPPRDSEEKQSALKEQLKAWQRLRHDLERARLLVELIRKREKLKRETIKVQQMALEMQLTPFLVLLRSTLEQLQERDTNNFFTEPVPLAEVPDYLDHIDTPMDFQTMWNLLESHRYLTFEAFEADFGLIVNNCLKYNAKDTVFYRAALRLREMGGSVIRTARRHAERIGFDYETGMHLHREPSPDSQCDQERDRERDRERERERERERERERERERDRVRERDQPLSSNEDDLLLPENRRRLPLEEQLQFLQSRLDEVSLGKHSIGQSRRAKALRKEISVIKRKLAHQREGGSGLGGRESVGGGDRGSSLTHHPCSSGHHDEGGESSSQEIGGKDMSVSSSALAPEVGRRTSVLFSKKNQKMTGPPKRPGRPPKNRDAGYAGAGVSQSPIGPPQLPLLSPTRQRKRPRSPRSSSSCDSDSDNDDLLPGLPSNGFDGRNQPVTESFRVYRSESRLPRSSSDSESTTSSSSSAASDRTSTTPSKQGRGKASFSRSAFPEDSSEETSGTENDSYSVGGSRSVSHLVRSRSRSGCWMTSDDYTSLEALDLVWAKCRGYPSYPALIIDPKMPREGVFHRGVPIPVPPLDVLKLGEQMTQEAREHLFLVLFFDNKRTWQWLPRSKLVPLGVDQELDKEKMLEGRKSNIRKSVQVAYHRAMQHRSKVQGDPSSETSDSD; encoded by the exons ATGGGGCTGGACTTTGACGTAAAGACGTTCTGTCACAATCTGCGGGCCACCAAGCCCCCTTACGAGTGCCCGGTGGAGACTTGCCGAAAAGTGTACAAGAGCTACAGTGGCATCGAGTATCACTTGTATCACTATGACCACGACAACCCAACTCCTGCACAGACTgtaccacagaagaagagaaagggaCGGCCTCCTCGCGTGTCTCTGCCCGGCTCAGGAGATACAGATGACGGTGGAGGTAACGGAGGTGGAGGGCCGGGGGGGAACACCCCTGGTAGTCCCAACCGGTCAGATTGCTCTCACTCCCCGGGCAGAGAGACAATGACCTATGCCCAGGCACAGCGCATGGTGGAGCTGGACATTCAAGGACGCATTCACCGCATCAGCATCTTTGAGAACATTGATGTGGTTTCAGAGGAGGACAGCGATGCAGAGGATGCTCCGACGTCTGGTACTGGTGGTAGCGGTGGGGGCGTGTGTAACGGTAGTGACGGTGGGAACGGAGGTAGCGAGGTAGGAGGGAGTGGCAAGGACAGGACAGATATACCTTCTTCTAATGGGGGCAAAGCCACCCCGAAGTCTGGGAAGcataaaagtaaagaaaagaagaaggacGGGTCATCTCATCATCACAGCGCTCAGTCTGGGCCTGCGATCAAGCTGCCCGAGGCCGTGTTCAGAGAGCTGGACCAAGAGAGACCTGATGCTCCTCCTCGGCCGTCATCTTACTACAG GTACATTGATAAGTCTGTGGAGGAGCTAGACGAGGAGGTGGAGTACGACATCGACGAGGAGGATTACATCTGGCTTGATATCATGAACGACAAGCGGCGGCGAGACGGTGTGACACCCATCCCTCAGGAGGTGTTTGAGTACCTCATGGACCGCTTGGAGAAGGAGTCATACTTTGAGAGCCACAACAAG gcCGACCCCAGTACCCTGATCGATGAAGACGCTGTCTGCTGCATCTGTAACGACGGGGAGTGTCAGAACAGCAATGTTATCCTGTTCTGCGACATGTGTAACCTAGCCGTCCACCAAGAGTGCTACGGTGTGCCATACATCCCAGAGGGCCAGTGGTTGTGTCGTCGCTGCCTGCAGTCTCCAAGTCGAGCTGTGGACTGCGCCCTCTGTCCCAACAAGGGAGGAGCCTTCAAACAGACAGACGATGCCCGTTGGGCTCACGTAGTTTGCGCCCTCTGGATCCCGGAG GTCTGCTTCGCTAACACCGTCTTTCTGGAACCGATTGATAGCATCGAGCACATCCCTCCTGCACGCTGGAAACTCACCTGCTACATCTGCAAGCAACGTGGCTCAGGCGCCTGCATCCAGTGTCACAAAGCCAACTGTTACACAGCCTTCCACGTCACCTGTGCCCAGCAGGCAGGCCTCTACATGAAAATGGAACCTGTTAGAGAGACTGGGGCCAATGGCACCTCTTTCAGTGTCCGCAAAACGGCTTATTGTGACATTCACACGCCGCCGGGGTCGGCCAGACCTTTGGCGGGAGTGGGTGGGGCCAGCATTGGTTCGTCGCACAGCGAGGGAGAGCTGGAAGAGGATGACGAGCCCAGCATCGGCCACGACGACGACTCCAAGGGCTGGAGCTCCGAGCGAGCCAAGAGAGCAAAGGCGAAATCCAGGCTGAAGATGAAGAGAGCGAGGAAGATCTTAGCtgagaggagagctgctgctCCAGTGGTGTCCGTGCCCTGTATACCCCCCCACAG GCTCAGCAAAATCACAAGCAATCTGACGGTACCAAGGAAGAGCCAATTCATGCAACGACTCCACAGCTACTGGACCCTGAAGAGGCAAAGTCGCAATGGTGTGCCTCTGCTGCGTCGGCTCCAAACCCACCTGCAGTCACAGCGACATATTGACCCACTCCCACCGCAACCGTCATCACAGCTTCCTCCA AGGGACAGCGAGGAGAAACAGAGTGCTTTGAAGGAGCAGCTGAAGGCGTGGCAGAGACTGAGGCACGACCTGGAGAGAGCCAGGCTGCTGGTGGAGCTCATCCGCAAGAGGGAGAAACTCAAGAGGGAGACG ATTAAAGTGCAGCAGATGGCGCTGGAGATGCAGCTGACTCCTTTCCTGGTGCTGTTGAGGAGCACGTTGGAACAGTTAcaagaaagagacacaaacaacttTTTCACTGAGCCTGTTCCACTGGCAGAG GTGCCAGACTACCTGGACCACATCGACACTCCAATGGACTTCCAGACCATGTGGAACCTGCTGGAGTCCCACCGCTACCTCACTTTCGAGGCCTTCGAGGCAGACTTTGGCCTAATTGTCAACAACTGCCTCAAGTACAATGCCAAGGACACAGTCTTTTATCGTGCCGCGCTGCGACTCAGAGAGATGGGCGGCTCCGTCATCAGAACAGCCCGGCGCCATGCTGAACGGATTGGCTTCGACTACGAGACTGGCATGCACCTCCACCGAGAGCCAAGTCCTGACAGTCAGTGTGaccaagagagagacagagagagagacagagagagggagcgggagagagagagagagcgggagagggagagagagcgggagcGAGACCGGGTTAGAGAACGAGACCAGCCGTTGTCTTCCAATGAAGATG ACCTGCTCCTGCCAGAGAACAGGCGGCGGCTGccactggaggagcagctgcaaTTCCTGCAGTCGCGTCTTGATGAGGTCAGCTTGGGGAAGCACAGCATCGGTCAGTCTCGTAGAGCCAAAGCTCTGAGAAAAGAGATCAGCGTCATCAAGAGGAAGCTCGCACACCAGCGGGAGGGAGGCTCTGGCTTGGGGGGGCGGGAGTCGGTGGGAGGAGGAGACCGGGGTTCCTCCCTCACCCATCACCCGTGCTCTTCGGGGCACCACGATGAGGGGGGAGAAAGCAGCAGCCAGGAGATTGGTGGAAAAG ACATGAGCGTTTCCTCGTCTGCCCTGGCCCCAGAAGTGGGTCGTCGGACATCTGTCCTCTTCTCCAAGAAGAACCAAAAAATGACTGGACCCCCTAAAAGGCCAGGACGCCCTCCCAAGAACCGGGACGCTGGCTACGCTGGGGCAGGGGTGAGCCAGAGTCCTATTGGTCCCCCACAGCTCCCCCTGCTGTCCCCCACCCGGCAGAGGAAAAGACCTCGAAGCCCCCGAAGCAGCTCCAGctgtgacagtgacagtgacaaTGACGACCTGCTGCCAG GTTTGCCAAGTAATGGTTTTGATGGAAGAAACCAGCCAGTCACAGAGAGCTTCCGTGTTTACAGGAGTGAGTCTCGTCTCCCTCGTTCCAGCTCAGACTCTGAGTCCacgaccagcagcagcagtagtgcAGCCTCTGACAGGACCAG TACGACCCCCTCGAAACAGGGCAGAGGGAAGGCGTCATTCTCTCGCTCTGCCTTCCCCGAAGACAGCAGCGAGGAAACTTCAGGAACGGAAAACGATTCCTATTCGGTTGGAGGGTCGAGGAGCGTTTCTCATT TGGTGCGTAGCCGGTCCAGGTCAGGATGTTGGATGACCTCAGATGACTACACCTCCCTGGAAGCTCTGGACCTGGTGTGGGCCAAGTGCAGAGGTTATCCATCATATCCTGCTCTg ATAATTGACCCGAAGATGCCCAGGGAGGGGGTGTTTCACCGAGGTGTCCCGATCCCTGTCCCCCCTTTGGATGTGCTGAAGCTTGGGGAGCAAATGACCCAGGAGGCCAGAGAACACCTCTTCCTGGTTCTCTTCTTCGACAACAAGAGAACCTG